Proteins encoded together in one Flavobacteriales bacterium window:
- a CDS encoding YifB family Mg chelatase-like AAA ATPase: protein MLVKVFGSAVFGINATIVTAEVNVTKGVKFYLVGLPDNAVKESYHRMDNAVRSCGLDFPRGKRTVINLAPADVHKEGSAYDLPMAVGILGSTGQIPTDRFADFLIMGELSMDGGVRPIKGALPIAIEAKRSGFKGVIVPKENGREAAIVEGLTVYGVTHLREVIGILEGEPTVAPEHVDIAAEFAASSRSYPVDIADVKGQENIKRAFEIAAAGGHNIILIGPPGAGKTMLAKRLPTILPPLHIAEALETTKIHSVAGKLRKEDSLLSVRPFRSPHHTISDVALVGGGSHPQPGEISLAHNGVLFLDELPEFKRTVLEVLRQPLEDRVVTISRARFTVEYPASFMLVAAMNPCPCGFHNHPEKECVCAPGVVQKYLTRISGPLLDRIDIHIEVTPVPFSELSAERSTERSAEVRQRVVRAREVQQRRFAGIGLHSNAQMSSQQLRSICRIDEAGKALLERAMERLGLSARAYDRILKVARTIADLADSPDIRTEHLAEAIQYRSLDREGWAG from the coding sequence ATGCTGGTCAAGGTCTTCGGCAGCGCGGTCTTCGGCATCAACGCCACCATCGTCACGGCCGAGGTCAACGTCACCAAGGGGGTGAAGTTCTACCTGGTGGGGTTGCCGGACAACGCCGTGAAGGAGAGCTATCACCGCATGGACAACGCGGTGCGTAGCTGCGGCCTCGATTTCCCACGCGGCAAGCGCACGGTGATCAACCTGGCCCCGGCCGATGTCCACAAGGAAGGTTCGGCCTACGACCTGCCCATGGCCGTGGGCATCCTGGGCAGCACCGGTCAGATCCCCACGGACCGTTTCGCCGATTTCCTCATCATGGGCGAGCTGTCCATGGACGGCGGTGTCCGCCCGATCAAGGGCGCCCTGCCCATCGCCATCGAGGCCAAGCGCAGCGGCTTCAAGGGCGTGATCGTGCCCAAGGAGAACGGTCGCGAGGCGGCGATCGTGGAAGGCCTCACGGTCTACGGCGTCACCCACTTGCGTGAGGTGATCGGCATCCTGGAAGGCGAGCCCACGGTGGCGCCCGAGCACGTGGATATCGCTGCCGAGTTCGCGGCCAGCAGCCGCTCGTACCCGGTGGACATCGCCGACGTGAAGGGGCAGGAGAACATCAAGCGCGCGTTCGAGATCGCCGCCGCCGGTGGGCACAACATCATCCTGATCGGCCCTCCGGGAGCGGGCAAGACCATGCTGGCCAAGCGGCTGCCCACCATCCTGCCGCCGCTGCACATCGCCGAGGCGCTGGAGACCACCAAGATCCACAGCGTGGCCGGCAAGCTGCGCAAGGAGGACAGCCTGCTCAGTGTGCGCCCCTTCCGCTCGCCGCACCACACCATCAGCGATGTGGCGCTCGTGGGCGGCGGCAGCCATCCGCAGCCCGGCGAGATCAGCCTGGCGCACAACGGGGTGCTCTTCCTGGACGAGCTGCCCGAGTTCAAGCGCACCGTGCTCGAGGTGCTCCGCCAGCCGCTCGAGGACCGCGTGGTCACCATCTCCCGCGCCCGCTTCACGGTGGAGTACCCGGCGAGCTTCATGCTGGTGGCGGCGATGAACCCCTGCCCGTGCGGTTTCCACAACCATCCGGAAAAGGAGTGCGTGTGCGCGCCGGGCGTGGTGCAGAAGTACCTCACGCGCATCAGCGGCCCGCTGCTCGACCGCATCGACATCCACATCGAGGTGACGCCGGTGCCCTTCAGCGAACTGAGCGCCGAGCGCAGCACGGAGCGGAGCGCCGAGGTGCGGCAGCGCGTGGTGCGGGCGCGCGAGGTGCAGCAGCGGAGGTTCGCCGGCATCGGGCTGCACAGCAATGCCCAGATGAGCAGCCAGCAGCTGCGCAGCATCTGCCGCATCGACGAGGCCGGCAAGGCCTTGCTGGAGCGGGCCATGGAACGGCTCGGCCTAAGCGCACGGGCCTACGACCGCATCCTGAAGGTGGCGCGCACCATCGCCGACCTGGCCGACAGCCCGGACATCCGCACCGAGCACCTGGCCGAGGCCATCCAATACCGCAGCCTGGACCGTGAGGGCTGGGCGGGCTGA
- the lpcA gene encoding D-sedoheptulose 7-phosphate isomerase, which translates to MSHDRIRAHFTEAADVLGRFLADPANLVAVEQAAAFMSYCLKQGAKVISCGNGGSMCDAMHFAEELTGRYRDDRPPIAALSISDPSHLTCVGNDHGFEQVFARFVLAHGREGDVLLAISTSGNSPNVLRAAEVAREKGMHVIGLTGKDGGGLADLCTVEVRVPHHGYADRIQEVHIKVIHAFIDHIERELN; encoded by the coding sequence ATGAGCCACGACCGCATCCGCGCCCACTTCACCGAAGCCGCCGACGTGCTCGGGCGCTTTCTGGCCGACCCGGCCAACCTCGTCGCCGTGGAACAGGCCGCCGCCTTCATGTCCTATTGCCTGAAGCAGGGTGCCAAGGTGATCAGCTGTGGCAACGGCGGCAGCATGTGCGATGCCATGCACTTCGCCGAGGAGCTCACCGGCCGCTACCGCGACGACCGACCGCCCATCGCCGCCCTGAGCATCAGCGACCCCAGCCACCTCACCTGCGTGGGCAATGACCACGGCTTCGAGCAGGTGTTCGCGCGGTTCGTGCTGGCCCACGGTCGCGAGGGTGATGTGCTGCTCGCCATCAGCACCAGCGGCAACAGCCCCAACGTGCTGCGCGCCGCCGAGGTGGCCCGCGAGAAGGGCATGCACGTCATCGGCCTCACCGGCAAGGACGGTGGCGGGCTGGCCGATCTCTGCACCGTGGAGGTGCGTGTGCCACACCACGGCTACGCCGACCGGATCCAGGAGGTGCACATCAAGGTGATACACGCCTTCATCGACCACATCGAGCGGGAACTGAACTGA
- a CDS encoding thioredoxin family protein: MLRALSFLTGALALSASAQLPGGADPAPADPVTWSISMVQVEGAQWDLIFRADIIDGWYVYSQQSFGDAGPMPTTLVFDTLPHVTLAGNAAETGAHVVQGHDAVFDMQVKKFKGYALFTQRVTLSDPGSPITGRLEYMSCDDRACIFPDPIHFRISPAADRAEMGPVPFTQASAASDEPVQWNLSARDLGSGRWALAFTATVREGWYVYSQEAFGDGPIPTSIVLDTVPHFAAEGEPTESGAGKVEGHDPIFEMTVRKFKGTVVFTRTVRVDDPQRPVTGSINYMSCNDEACVFPDPLVFSIVPATGAAVLGGSASGSDLALVDGPMYKLPKVDLNAPVLKASAGEVAELRSTTSLWRIFLLGFVGGLLALLTPCVFPMIPLTVSFFTKGSEDRGKGLRNALTYGGFILLIYLIFSLPFHLLGSVNPEIFNEISTNPWLNVFFFVIFLVFAVSFFGYFEITLPSSWVNSMDQKASRFGGLVGIFFMALTLALVSFSCTGPILGSLLAGALTADGGAWQLTAGLGGFGMALALPFALFAMFPSWLNSLPRSGSWLNSVKVVLGFAEVALAFKFLSNADLVKHWGVVRYELFMAVWVLCALGIVLYLLGLIRFPHDSPVTKRSGLRWAFTALFAVTTGYLAMGFRYNADTNTFHTLKLMSGLAPPVGYSWIFPKHCPHNLDCYHDLDAAQAQAQATGKPLLLDFTGYACVNCRKMEEHVWPEPEVYELIKDRYVLVSLYVDDKQELPKDQQHIYLTSSGKQKPIVTMGNKWSTVQAETFRISSQPFYALLSPEGELLTDPVAYTPDVAEYQAFLERGIEAMQLLDQRASR, translated from the coding sequence ATGCTCAGAGCCCTTTCCTTCCTCACCGGCGCCTTGGCCTTGAGCGCTTCCGCTCAACTGCCCGGTGGAGCCGACCCCGCCCCGGCCGATCCGGTCACATGGAGCATCAGCATGGTGCAGGTGGAGGGCGCGCAATGGGACCTCATCTTCCGCGCCGACATCATCGACGGCTGGTACGTGTATTCCCAGCAGAGCTTCGGCGATGCCGGACCCATGCCCACCACCCTGGTGTTCGATACGCTTCCGCATGTGACCCTCGCCGGCAATGCTGCCGAGACCGGTGCGCATGTGGTCCAGGGACACGATGCCGTGTTCGACATGCAGGTGAAGAAGTTCAAGGGCTATGCGCTCTTCACCCAGCGGGTCACGCTCAGCGATCCGGGATCGCCCATCACTGGGCGGTTGGAGTACATGAGCTGCGATGATCGCGCATGCATCTTCCCGGATCCCATCCACTTCCGGATCTCACCTGCGGCCGACCGTGCGGAAATGGGGCCGGTCCCCTTCACCCAGGCTTCCGCCGCCAGCGATGAGCCCGTGCAGTGGAACCTGTCCGCGCGCGACCTCGGCTCCGGGCGCTGGGCGCTCGCCTTCACCGCCACCGTGCGGGAAGGCTGGTACGTGTACAGCCAGGAAGCCTTCGGCGACGGTCCCATCCCCACAAGCATCGTCCTCGACACCGTGCCCCATTTCGCCGCCGAAGGCGAGCCCACTGAGTCGGGTGCGGGAAAGGTGGAGGGCCACGATCCCATCTTCGAGATGACCGTGCGGAAGTTCAAAGGCACGGTCGTGTTCACACGGACGGTCCGGGTCGATGATCCGCAACGGCCCGTGACCGGCAGCATCAATTACATGAGCTGCAACGACGAGGCCTGCGTGTTCCCCGATCCGTTGGTCTTCTCCATCGTGCCGGCGACCGGTGCCGCTGTCCTGGGCGGCAGCGCCTCCGGCTCCGACCTCGCGCTGGTCGACGGGCCCATGTACAAGCTGCCCAAGGTGGACCTGAACGCCCCGGTGCTCAAGGCGTCGGCGGGCGAGGTGGCCGAGCTGCGCTCCACCACCTCGCTGTGGCGGATCTTCCTGCTCGGTTTCGTCGGCGGCTTGCTCGCGCTGCTCACGCCGTGCGTCTTCCCGATGATCCCGCTCACCGTCAGCTTCTTCACCAAGGGCAGCGAGGACCGCGGCAAGGGCCTGCGCAACGCGCTCACGTACGGGGGGTTCATCCTGCTGATCTACCTGATCTTCAGCCTCCCCTTCCATCTGCTCGGCTCGGTGAACCCGGAGATCTTCAACGAGATCAGCACGAACCCCTGGCTCAACGTCTTCTTCTTCGTCATCTTCCTGGTCTTCGCCGTCAGCTTCTTCGGCTATTTCGAGATCACTCTGCCCAGTAGCTGGGTGAACAGCATGGACCAGAAGGCCTCGCGGTTCGGCGGGCTGGTCGGCATCTTCTTCATGGCCCTCACCCTGGCCCTGGTGTCGTTCAGCTGCACCGGACCGATCCTGGGCTCCTTGCTCGCCGGCGCCCTCACGGCCGATGGTGGTGCCTGGCAGCTCACGGCCGGATTGGGCGGCTTCGGCATGGCCCTCGCCCTGCCCTTCGCCCTCTTCGCCATGTTCCCCAGCTGGCTCAACAGCCTTCCGCGCAGCGGTAGCTGGCTCAACAGTGTGAAGGTGGTGCTCGGGTTCGCCGAGGTGGCCCTCGCCTTCAAGTTCCTGAGCAATGCGGACCTCGTGAAGCATTGGGGGGTGGTGCGCTATGAGCTGTTCATGGCCGTTTGGGTCCTCTGTGCCTTGGGCATCGTCCTCTACCTCCTCGGACTGATCCGCTTCCCGCACGACAGCCCGGTCACCAAGCGGTCCGGACTGCGCTGGGCCTTCACCGCCCTGTTCGCCGTCACCACCGGCTACCTCGCCATGGGCTTCCGCTACAATGCGGACACGAACACCTTCCACACGCTCAAGCTCATGAGCGGCCTTGCCCCGCCCGTCGGCTATAGCTGGATATTCCCCAAGCACTGCCCGCACAACCTGGATTGCTACCACGACCTCGATGCCGCACAGGCCCAGGCGCAGGCCACGGGCAAACCACTGCTGCTCGACTTCACCGGATATGCCTGCGTGAACTGCCGCAAGATGGAGGAGCACGTCTGGCCCGAGCCGGAGGTGTACGAGCTGATCAAGGACCGCTATGTGCTGGTATCCCTCTATGTGGACGACAAACAGGAATTGCCCAAGGACCAGCAGCACATCTACCTGACCTCTTCGGGGAAGCAGAAGCCCATCGTGACCATGGGCAACAAGTGGAGCACGGTTCAGGCCGAGACCTTCCGCATCAGCTCCCAGCCCTTCTATGCGTTGCTGAGCCCGGAGGGGGAGCTGCTCACTGATCCAGTGGCCTACACCCCGGACGTGGCCGAGTACCAGGCCTTCCTGGAACGCGGCATCGAGGCCATGCAGCTCCTCGACCAGCGGGCCAGCCGCTGA
- the tilS gene encoding tRNA lysidine(34) synthetase TilS: MLIPEVREALRVHRLVSPGETVLVALSGGLDSMVMLHILRQLGQPVVAAHAEHGLRGPVGEQDQAWLRQWCREQEVPFETTSLHVPRLRGTAHGSVEMLARSARAEWLRDVALRLGIRPVATAHHRDDVIETLLLNLMRGTGLRGWRGIPRQSGPFIRPLLDVPRKAIAAYASDQAIPFREDASNADATFRRNRVRHELLPLMRRMSPGCDRAIARSVGHLRELIDHWEAHSAERPIDEEGIPFELLESAPLPRLVLHEALRHRGVHPDQLERILRAVAHRRTGARFPLKDGELLVDRDRLRWSCPAEAGPSYTIGADLALPGSAPVRLLRDDPGGVVDERHVVRLAAARLHGPLVLRPWRAGDRFRPHGGRGSRLVSDLLIDAKVSRDRKGAVYVLCAADEIAWVVGHRLAEGFAAQPGMGDVIFGVPVQ, encoded by the coding sequence ATGCTGATCCCTGAGGTGCGGGAGGCGCTTCGCGTGCACCGGCTGGTATCCCCGGGCGAAACCGTGCTCGTTGCGTTGAGCGGGGGGCTGGACAGCATGGTCATGCTCCATATCCTCCGGCAACTGGGCCAACCTGTGGTGGCCGCCCATGCAGAACACGGTCTGCGCGGCCCGGTCGGTGAACAGGATCAGGCCTGGCTCCGTCAGTGGTGTCGTGAACAAGAGGTCCCTTTCGAGACCACCTCCCTGCATGTGCCACGACTTCGCGGAACGGCGCACGGCTCCGTGGAGATGCTGGCCCGCAGTGCCCGTGCTGAATGGCTTCGCGATGTGGCCCTTCGGCTCGGCATCCGTCCGGTGGCCACCGCCCACCACCGCGACGATGTGATCGAGACCCTGCTGTTGAACCTCATGCGCGGGACCGGCCTGAGGGGATGGCGCGGCATCCCTCGCCAAAGTGGCCCCTTCATCCGTCCTTTGCTCGATGTCCCACGGAAGGCCATTGCCGCATATGCGTCCGATCAGGCCATTCCGTTCCGCGAGGATGCGAGCAACGCCGACGCAACCTTCAGAAGGAACCGCGTACGCCATGAACTGCTGCCGCTCATGCGGCGGATGAGCCCGGGGTGCGATCGGGCCATCGCCCGGTCCGTTGGACATTTGCGCGAGCTCATCGACCATTGGGAGGCCCACTCGGCCGAACGGCCCATCGATGAGGAGGGGATCCCTTTCGAGCTCCTGGAGTCGGCCCCGCTGCCCCGGCTCGTTCTGCATGAGGCGCTCCGGCATCGTGGCGTGCATCCGGACCAGTTGGAGCGGATCCTGCGCGCTGTGGCCCATCGCCGGACAGGTGCCCGGTTCCCGTTGAAGGATGGCGAGTTGCTGGTGGACCGCGACCGGCTGCGCTGGTCCTGCCCGGCGGAAGCCGGTCCCTCCTATACCATCGGAGCCGACCTCGCCCTGCCCGGGTCAGCACCAGTACGGTTGCTGCGGGATGATCCGGGAGGCGTGGTGGACGAACGCCATGTGGTGCGGCTTGCAGCGGCCAGATTGCATGGCCCGTTGGTCCTCCGGCCCTGGCGCGCGGGCGATCGCTTCAGGCCTCATGGTGGGCGAGGCTCGCGGCTGGTGAGCGATCTCCTGATCGATGCCAAGGTGTCTCGGGACCGAAAGGGCGCCGTGTATGTCCTGTGCGCCGCGGACGAGATCGCCTGGGTGGTCGGTCATCGCCTGGCCGAAGGCTTCGCCGCTCAGCCCGGGATGGGCGACGTGATCTTCGGTGTGCCGGTCCAATGA
- a CDS encoding anthranilate synthase component I family protein, translated as MRLVRTLDHPVPFDARTLRNEPRWLYRRAADRDEAVLGMGCRTLLETDETDQALEAWRVLLKCSGPSMGYLSYDLRGSLFGQSSRHPRTGHWPLIRWFVPEVMVHWVGGRTHFLGTDLAAVDELADRLCAQLPQEPVLSWGGWSLSTDKDAYLRHTAELLEHVQRGDIYEVNYCVERKAHLPDRDPHAAFMRAIRTTQASFAAFHAWDDRYAICLSPERFLWTANGCVHCEPMKGTRRRSSDPDTDRAMAWELAHDPKERAENVMATDVVRHDLSRVAVPGSVIVPELCGIRSTGHVHQMVSKVEARLAHGRTPIDAVLSAFPMASMTGAPKHRAMALIDLHEDQRRGLFSGSFGWCDGAGDLDLNVVIRTVEYDARTGDARLVTGSALTATCDPEREWEECALKANSVINALGDADP; from the coding sequence ATGCGGCTGGTCAGAACGCTCGATCATCCGGTCCCGTTCGATGCGCGCACCCTGCGCAACGAGCCGCGGTGGCTGTATCGCCGCGCCGCCGACCGGGATGAGGCGGTCCTGGGAATGGGCTGCCGGACGCTCTTGGAAACCGATGAGACCGACCAAGCACTTGAGGCGTGGCGCGTACTGCTGAAGTGCAGCGGACCTTCCATGGGTTACCTGTCCTATGACCTGCGTGGATCCCTTTTCGGTCAGTCCAGCAGGCATCCGCGTACCGGTCACTGGCCCTTGATCCGCTGGTTCGTCCCCGAGGTCATGGTCCATTGGGTGGGTGGTCGCACGCATTTCCTTGGCACAGACCTCGCGGCCGTGGACGAACTGGCGGACCGGCTGTGCGCTCAATTGCCCCAGGAGCCGGTGTTATCGTGGGGCGGATGGTCGCTCTCGACGGACAAGGACGCCTACCTGCGCCATACGGCCGAACTGCTTGAGCATGTGCAGCGCGGGGACATCTACGAGGTCAATTACTGCGTGGAGCGAAAGGCCCATCTCCCCGACCGGGATCCGCACGCCGCGTTCATGCGCGCCATCCGAACGACGCAGGCCTCCTTCGCCGCCTTCCACGCGTGGGACGACCGCTACGCCATCTGCCTTTCGCCGGAACGGTTCCTGTGGACCGCGAACGGCTGCGTGCACTGCGAACCCATGAAAGGGACCCGGCGCCGGTCGAGCGACCCCGACACCGATCGGGCCATGGCCTGGGAGCTTGCCCATGACCCGAAGGAGCGTGCGGAGAACGTCATGGCCACGGACGTGGTCCGTCACGACCTGAGCCGTGTGGCCGTGCCGGGGTCCGTCATCGTGCCTGAACTGTGCGGCATCCGCAGCACCGGTCATGTGCATCAAATGGTATCCAAGGTGGAAGCGCGCCTGGCGCATGGTCGTACCCCGATCGATGCCGTCCTCTCCGCCTTTCCCATGGCCTCCATGACCGGCGCGCCGAAACACCGCGCCATGGCCCTGATCGACCTTCATGAGGACCAACGCCGAGGGCTTTTCAGTGGCTCTTTCGGATGGTGCGATGGCGCCGGGGACCTCGACCTCAACGTGGTGATCCGGACCGTGGAATACGACGCGCGTACCGGGGATGCCCGGTTGGTGACGGGCAGTGCCCTGACCGCCACCTGCGATCCAGAGCGCGAGTGGGAAGAATGTGCTCTGAAGGCCAACTCCGTCATCAACGCCCTGGGTGATGCTGATCCCTGA
- the lnt gene encoding apolipoprotein N-acyltransferase, with protein sequence MRDLTHLCLALLGGVLLTVAWPASGSLSPLLFVGLVPFMLVVELRCPPGEPCARHGTGWMLFVGLALWNLVTTSWLGQVQESWGTRVLLGLGVMLANAGLQLIPFAIGRRVRRRYGRWTGWAAFAGWWMAWEVLHMRWDLQWPWLTLGNGFAARPQWVQWYELTGHLGGSVWVLLTNLLVLRWFLSGGRARAAWAPLLVMTLPVLLSWARFTTYEERGVPLEVLIVQPNIDPYSEKFGGIDPLMQLEGMLELAEPRMTDSTRLLLLPETALQEASRVFITDGGELELEGLWENDLEASGSVRSIRAWQKRHPQCAVLAGMSSSRLLDRNERTVSSRPIGGIDRFYDAANAALYVAPGEPAAAYRKSKLVAGVEQLPFEALLGGLEALSIDMGGTTGSLAQQEERTVFRPADGRYGAAPVICYESVFGDYVADYVRNGADLIAIITNDGWWGDSYGYRQHLTYASLRAIECRRAIARSANTGVSCFVDQRGIIHQPTAWWQEAVIRSTVLLNGARSPFVALGEVVRWASLLAGATALLAAFLPWGVPSARRRE encoded by the coding sequence CTGTGGCGTGGCCCGCTTCAGGAAGCCTCTCACCCCTCCTGTTCGTGGGCCTTGTGCCTTTCATGCTGGTGGTGGAACTGCGCTGCCCTCCAGGTGAGCCATGCGCCCGGCACGGCACCGGTTGGATGCTTTTCGTCGGGCTCGCGCTCTGGAACCTGGTGACCACCTCGTGGCTCGGTCAGGTGCAGGAAAGCTGGGGCACCCGCGTGCTGCTGGGCCTAGGCGTGATGCTCGCCAACGCCGGTCTGCAGCTCATCCCCTTCGCGATCGGCCGACGGGTGAGACGCCGGTACGGCCGATGGACGGGCTGGGCCGCCTTTGCTGGGTGGTGGATGGCCTGGGAGGTCCTGCACATGCGTTGGGACCTGCAATGGCCCTGGCTGACGCTGGGCAATGGGTTCGCCGCACGACCGCAATGGGTGCAGTGGTACGAGCTCACCGGACACCTGGGTGGATCGGTGTGGGTGCTCCTGACCAACCTGCTCGTACTGCGCTGGTTCCTCTCCGGTGGTCGGGCCCGGGCGGCATGGGCCCCTTTGCTGGTGATGACCCTGCCCGTGCTGCTCTCCTGGGCGCGCTTCACCACCTACGAGGAGCGCGGTGTCCCTCTGGAGGTGTTGATCGTTCAGCCGAACATCGATCCCTATTCGGAGAAGTTCGGCGGCATCGATCCGTTGATGCAGTTGGAAGGCATGCTCGAGCTGGCCGAACCCAGGATGACCGACAGCACACGTTTGCTGCTGCTACCGGAGACCGCACTGCAGGAAGCATCGCGCGTGTTCATCACCGATGGCGGCGAGCTGGAGCTCGAAGGCCTTTGGGAGAATGACCTGGAGGCCTCGGGGAGCGTGCGTAGCATCCGTGCTTGGCAGAAGCGCCATCCACAGTGCGCCGTACTGGCCGGTATGTCCAGCTCCCGCCTGCTCGACAGGAACGAACGCACGGTGAGCTCCCGCCCCATTGGTGGTATCGACCGGTTTTATGATGCGGCCAACGCCGCCTTGTATGTGGCGCCTGGCGAACCCGCTGCCGCCTACCGCAAGAGCAAGCTCGTGGCTGGGGTGGAGCAGCTTCCTTTCGAGGCGTTGCTGGGCGGGCTGGAAGCCCTCTCCATCGATATGGGGGGCACCACCGGAAGCCTCGCCCAACAGGAGGAGCGCACCGTGTTCCGCCCAGCCGACGGCCGGTACGGAGCGGCCCCGGTGATCTGCTATGAATCCGTCTTCGGTGACTACGTGGCCGATTACGTGCGCAACGGGGCCGACCTCATTGCGATCATCACCAACGATGGGTGGTGGGGAGATAGCTACGGATACCGACAGCACCTGACCTACGCGAGCCTTCGGGCGATCGAATGCCGTCGCGCCATCGCTCGTTCGGCGAATACAGGCGTCAGTTGCTTCGTCGACCAACGGGGTATCATCCACCAACCCACGGCCTGGTGGCAGGAAGCCGTGATCCGCAGCACCGTGCTCCTGAACGGCGCTCGTTCGCCGTTCGTGGCCCTGGGCGAAGTGGTGCGGTGGGCGTCCCTGTTGGCCGGTGCGACTGCCCTGTTGGCCGCCTTTCTGCCCTGGGGTGTTCCGTCCGCACGCCGTCGGGAATGA